From a region of the Impatiens glandulifera chromosome 4, dImpGla2.1, whole genome shotgun sequence genome:
- the LOC124936484 gene encoding probable NAD(P)H dehydrogenase subunit CRR3, chloroplastic, giving the protein MAMTHSLISYPPSSKLQPFCCLPKNPSSLPPPPPPPPQLRRTDGARNRLQQRKEIETKKQPSIEEIERAIGAGVFRDSSDNNNRDSEDGNSLFDSIVSNSIGKSEGSVERKIRETGEWLVRRSEKRSNSEGKNILKVLFLLVLPIWMVSFLVVSGSVKLPFGSTYLEDLMM; this is encoded by the exons ATGGCGATGACCCATTCTCTTATTAGCTACCCACCATCATCAAAGCTTCAACCTTTTTGCTGTCTACCCAAAAACCCTTcttctcttcctcctcctcctcctcctcctcctcaacTGCGAAGAACAGACGGCGCCAGAAATCGTCTCCAGCAGCGGAAAGAAATTGAGACAAAGAAACAGCCCTCCATTGAAGAAATTGAGCGAGCTATAGGCGCCGGAGTGTTCCGAGATTCTTCAGATAATAACAACAG AGATTCAGAAGATGGGAATAGTTTATTTGATTCGATTGTGTCGAATTCGATTGGAAAGTCAGAAGGGTCTGTAGAAAGGAAGATTCGAGAGACTGGAGAATGGCTTGTTCGTCGATCGGAGAAGAGATCTAACTCTGAAG GAAAAAACATTCTTAAAGTTCTGTTTCTGTTGGTTTTGCCAATTTGGATGGTTTCATTCCTTGTGGTTTCAGGGTCGGTAAAGCTACCATTTGGGTCAACCTACTTGGAGGATCTAATGATGTAA
- the LOC124936736 gene encoding uncharacterized protein LOC124936736, translated as MEDNFEATHFDENDLVNGHSDNNHGWQKVTYAKRNRKQPAKQLDSGKILSNGSDGIFQSLEKQSDERRKRLAAQKAAGSGSELQMKSKGRSDDEDDDSDTEGDAANKVSDEKKVKPKKIKKPKVTVAEAAAKIDVDDLSAFLIDISASYESQQDIQMMRFADYFGRAFSSVSAAQFPWSKMFRESAIAKIADVPLNHISEAVYKTSIDWINQRSPEALHSFSIWCLESILSDLSGQLASGKGLKKGAQPTSSKSQVAIFAVLAMVLRRKPDVLISILPTMRENSKFHGQDKLPVIIWMIVQASHGDLGVGFYTWTHYLLPTLSGKSNNPQSRDLILQSAERILSSPKARTILVNGAIRKGERLFAPADFDLLLRVTFPIPSARVKATERFEAIYPVLKEVALAGPPGSKSVKQASQQMFGFAIKAAGEANPVLSKEATGIAIWCLTQNSECFKLWDKLYLDNLEASVSVLKKLAEEWKEFSGKQLNFESPKETLKSFVIKNEKALGDDNEEDGNRLAAFKEADKYSKLIVRRLSGGGGCGSCMKGLAFVVVALGVGFAVTSPPDIIIESLDWNKLSAFFNAQRSF; from the exons ATGGAAGACAACTTCGAAGCTACCCATTTCGATGAAAATGATTTGGTAAATGGGCATTCAGATAACAATCACGGTTGGCAAAAGGTTACCTACGCGAAGCGTAATAGGAAACAACCGGCAAAACAGTTGGATTCCGGGAAGATCTTGTCAAATGGATCAGATGGGATATTTCAGTCGCTGGAGAAGCAGTCTGATGAGAGGAGGAAGCGATTGGCAGCTCAGAAAGCTGCGGGATCGGGATCCGAGTTGCAGATGAAATCGAAGGGGCgatctgatgatgaagatgatgatagCGATACAGAAGGGGATGCGGCTAATAAGGTTTCAGATGAGAAGAAGGTGAAGCCAAAGAAGATTAAGAAACCTAAGGTTACGGTTGCTGAAGCTGCTGCGAAAATAGATGTGGATGATCTGTCAGCTTTTCTTATCGACATTTCC GCTTCATATGAATCCCAGCAGGATATTCAAATGATGCGGTTTGCTGATTATTTTGGTAGAGCCTTTTCATCTGTAAGTGCAGCCCAATTTCCATGGTCTAAGATGTTCAGGGAGTCAGCCATTGCAAAGATTGCAGAT GTACCTCTGAATCATATTTCAGAAGCTGTTTATAAGACATCAATTGACTGGATCAACCAACGATCACCAGAGGCACTTCACTCATTTTCGATATGGTGTTTAGAGAGTATTCTTTCTGACCTGTCTGGTCAACTAGCGAGTGGTAAGGGCTTGAAAAAGGGTGCTCAGCCAACATCGTCAAAATCTCAG GTAGCTATATTTGCTGTTTTAGCAATGGTCTTAAGGAGGAAGCCTGATGTTTTAATCAGTATATTGCCAACAATGCGAGAAAATTCTAAATTCCATGGACAAGATAAGCTTCCTGTCATTATATGgatgatagttcag GCAAGTCATGGAGATCTCGGTGTGGGATTTTATACATGGACACATTATCTTTTGCCTACTCTTAGTGGGAAATCTAATAATCCACAATCAAGGGATTTGATCTTACAGTCGGCTGAAAG AATCCTTTCTTCACCGAAAGCTCGCACAATTCTTGTAAATGGTGCTATTAGAAAGGGTGAGCGTTTATTTGCACCTGCAGATTTTGATTTGCTTTTACGGGTGACTTTTCCTATACCTTCTGCTAGAGTAAAG GCTACTGAGAGGTTTGAAGCCATTTATCCTGTTCTCAAGGAGGTTGCTCTTGCTGGTCCACCTGGTAGCAAATCCGTGAAACAAGCATCACAACAGATGTTTGGTTTCGCAATTAAAGCTGCTGGAGAAG CCAACCCTGTGTTATCCAAGGAAGCAACAGGCATTGCCATTTGGTGCCTGACCCAAAATTCCGAATGCTTCAAGCTATGG GACAAACTTTACTTGGATAATCTGGAGGCAAGTGTTTCGGTTCTGAAAAAGCTGGCCGAGGAATGGAAAGAATTCAGCGGAAAACAACTCAATTTTGAATCTCCTAAGGAAACCCTCAAGAGTTTTGTTATTAAG AACGAGAAGGCATTGGGTGATGACAATGAGGAAGATGGCAACCGTTTAGCAGCTTTTAAGGAGGCGGACAAATATAGCAAATTGATTGTCAGACGATTGTCTGGTGGTGGCGGTTGTGGCAGTTGCATGAAAGGTTTGGCCTTTGTGGTGGTTGCATTGGGGGTTGGTTTTGCTGTTACGTCACCCCCTGACATCATTATCGAGTCGTTGGATTGGAACAAATTGTCCGCCTTTTTTAATGCCCAACGATCCTTTTAA